The genomic window GGATTGCACCAGCTCACGTTTGGCCAAGTGTGCCAGCaaagtttcttttgcctttgcctGGAGATGGTCTCATGGAGGATGCGTAATGGGCTTCCCCGCAAAGAGCGTGTCTCCGCTCCCACCCCTCCTCCTGGCCCCGAGAGTCTTTGAGGCAGCGGGTGGCCTCTCTAACACTGTCCAGCACCCACGCGAGCGGGTGCCCGGGGGTCTCAGGGAgcgagtgggagctgcctgcacctCTGCTGGACACTGACAGGGCCTCCGTTGCCTCCCTGTTGCAGACGAAGGATGCCGTCTTCACCTTGTCGGCAATGACCTCGGGCATCCGGCGCAACTGGATTGAAGCCCTGAGGAAGAATGTGCGCCCGGTCAGCGCTCCAGACGTCACCAAGTAAGAGCTGCCCCGTGCcgtttctcctcttccccctcttgCTGCCCCTCTCCCCTGGCAGGCAGGGACTGGGAAGGCCCCTCTGGAAATCCGGCTGTTCCCAGATCAGCCCTGCCCTCTTCTCCTCCTGAACGTGGCCCGGATACACCAGCTGGTGACGGATGGCTGCTCTGGTTTCAGGCTCTCTGACTGCGATAAGGAGAACTCCTTCCGTAACTGCGTCCCCCAGAAGGGCTCACTCCGGACAGAGGAGCAGCAGCGGCCGGGCTTGGGCTCCGAGGGGAACTCGAAGGGTGGTCACTGGAAGGCAGACGGGCAGCGCCATGCCTTTGACTACGTGGAGCTGTCTCCCTTGCCGCAGGACCCTGGGAATCACGGgtccctgcagaggacgagagggAGTTTGAGGATCTCCGACCGAACTCCCAAGCATGAGGAGCTGGAGCGGGATCTGGCCATCCGTTCAGAGGAGAGGCGAAAATGGTTTGAGACCCCCGACAGCAGGGTCCCAAACAGCGATGGCCCAGCAGGAGACTCTTCCCGCAAGGTGGGGGAGCAGGACCTCCCCGCTCCCCCGCTTTCAGAGGACCAGCGGGTTCGGCTGAATGAGGAGATAGAGAAGAAGTGGCTGGAGCTGGAACGCCTGCCCTTGAAAGACTCACGGCGAGTGCCTTTGACAGCACTGCTGAACCAGAGCAAGGGGGGCCATGGAGACACCAATGAGGCGCTGAAAAAGGAGGTAAGAGCATCCCTAGTCTCTGAAAGTGGGATTCTGGTGGCCCCTTAGCGTGGTGTCTGGCAGCAGGAGGCTCTGCAGAAGAGCAAGGCAGAGGTGCAGGGAGATGTTCATTCTTTCTGGCTCCATTTGCCACCCCTTGAGTGCACGGGAGCTTTTGCAACCAGGTAACACGAGGCTGGAGACCTGCTCTCGTACACCTGGAGAGGTTCCCCAGGCCACGTTTTGGTCCAGGATAAGTTAGTTGGTGGCACTGCTTGCGTGGATTCTGTATTTCCCAGGAGTATATCCCCAGCCTGTCTTCACTAGCTGTTCCCTAGCCTGCAAGTTCTTCACCTCCCAGCCTTTGAAAAGAGCCGTGCGCTTGTCTGTCATCCCAGCTACCCATGCAGCGGTGGTTTCCTCCAGCACGGATCCACCTCTGGAATTTGGGATGTCTCCTCCCCTCTTTAGTAGCCCTTACCAAGCTGGAGCTGGCTTTGCCGATTTGGTCCCTTGTCAGGCTGCCATTCCCGTGGGAAGCAGCCATCTCCATCGGCCGCACATGGtcctccccctccctaagcccaGGGTTCAAATGCGGCACGTTGGTCAGGCCGCGGCGCTTTTCCAACCCTGGCTGAGCATCTCTCTCCCCTCGCTGGTGCAGGTCCAGTCACTGCGGGCGCAGCTGGAGTCTTGCCGGGCCCGAAACGAGAGCCTTCGGGAGGCAGCAAAATCCCAGGGAGACGGCCACGTGCCCCGGGGGTACATCTCACAGGTGAGCAGGGTGCTGGACATGGGACCCTGGGGTCGCTCCCAGTCCCAAACTGGGAAACGCTGGGACTCAGCTCATTGGTGAGCAGGTATCGCTAATCATtgggttgccatggtgaccctgAGTGAGCCCACTTGTAATCAATGTTAATTACATAAAGGCTGGTGCGTGTTGCCTGGCCTTAAAGGGGCCAGAGTAtaaatggggaggaggaggagcgggagcgGTGTAGGATCTGTGCCCTGCTTTGTGCGTGGTCGTGATGCTGGCCTGGGCTGGGGGGATGAGCTGTCCCCCAGCTCGGGAGCGGGTCAGCAGCTTTCTGCCAAGCTGCCTGCATGTTCCCCAGTGGTTTGCGGCTCACCACGTGTGGTTCTTGCTAACAGGGGCTCCCGAATCCCTTGTTAAAAGCAGCCTGTCAGGCCCTGGGGAGCTCCCGTCCCTGCCAGAGCCTCCCGAGCCCTGAAGGTCACTTTGACAGCACAGCCCGTTCGTTTGCTGGGACGGCACGTGGGAAAGCCCGCCAAGCAGAGTTTGCTCATGCTTCAGCCTCTTGCTtctctttgtttatttatttccacCCCCCATGGACTCTTCTAAAACAAGCGGGGTCACATCCCGTAGGGATTTCCTGGGGGGAGGCTGCCGTTCCACCACGCTGTGGGGATTTCAGGATGTGCCCTACGTGTTGAAAGAtagtggggggttggggggacagAAATTGGGGCTGGCAAAGCCTGTTGCGGTCATTTGGCTGTACCTAGCCCAGATAAAGAAACCCACATGTTCCGTGGTGCCCAGACCAGCCACTTAGCAGTCGCTCTCTCATCTTGATCTAATATTTACAGCTCACAGGCCTCTTTATggtcaaaaaaagcaaaagaagtggGGAGGAATGGCACCTTATCTTCCTAATAACTTCGCTCAAAAGGCCAGCATTTCACATCTGAGGCCACACTTGACCTTGCCCCAAAGGGCTCGTTCTCTCTCAGCCTGCTGAGGTTCGCTGCCAGTCTGTGGACAGATCACCAAATCGATCCCttgccttttcctctcctctggtCGATCTGTGAAGCTTCCCAGCCTCCCTTGTCTCAGTAGGGATTTAGCCAGCAAGGACTTGCATTCCCACAATGTGTTCCAGTGCCCTTTATATCAGCCTTTGCCTTAGGTACTGGGGGAAGGAATGGGGTGGCAAGGGGCTGTTGGGGGACACGATGGTTTCCTGGCTCTCTACTGGTGTCTTAGAGGCcctggctttttaaaataatactctGGCGTGGTTTGTTGGTGAACAAACCCTTTCTGAGAGACTTGAGGCAGTGCTGCCAGCATCTGGAGGGAGAGCAGAAGCGTAGCTCCAAGGTGGGAACCGCTTTGCTTTGCTGTAACACCAGTTAACCGCAGCACTTAGCAGTGAAAGACCCATCCCCTTGGTCTCAGAGCCATCAGAAAGGAGGGTGAGCTGTGTGAGGGGGATCCCTAAGCATTAGGCTTTGGGGAGGGCTCTTTGGCAGCCTCTGTCAGGCTGCAGGGCAGTGCAGGGTGTCGCTTTTCAGAAGAGGCTCAGCTTTCATTGATTCTGGGGATGCTGCTTCATTTAAAAGGCAGATGAGATGCGGTTCTCTGGCAGCGCAGCCTGGTGGAGGGTCTGGACTGGGGTGTCAGGTGCATTATTCCCAGCTCTTGGCTCAAGAGGAATGTTCTTGTCTTGCTGCCTTAGTTTTAAGAACAGCAAGAGGAATGTTTCTTCCTTTGCAAAGCACGAGGGGATCGCAAGATGCGTGGCCCTGTCAAATGGTTGGGTTCAGTGATAACCTCGCTTTGAGAAGGAAAAGACCCTCCTGGGAAGTGGTCTTAGTCCTCGCAAAATGGCCCTGGACTTGGGTGAGGTTTGCAAAGGCAAACATTAGCCCAGCCAGGTGCCAGTCCTGGCCCgagcccttcctcctgccctcctggtCCCTCACCGCTCCTTTCCCTGGCACGGCAGGAGGCCTGCGAGCGCAGCCTGGCTGAGATGGAGTCGTCCCACCAGCAAGTGATGGAGGAGctccagaggcaccaccagcggGAGCTGGAGCGGCTGCGGCAGGAGAAGGAGCGGCTCCTTGCAGAGGAGGCAGCAGCGACAGCAGCAGGTAGGAGCGAACACCAAGCCGTGTCCCAGCTCAGCTGGGTCCCTCCCGCCTCTCCCAAATGTTTCTTGCCAGAAACCAGTCATCCCAGTCATCTGGAGCCACGCTGCTGACCCTACTGGTGCGAGGCTGATGTTCCTCGGAGCATGAGCCTTGTGCTCCTCGGACCTGTGCTGCAGGGGTCTGTTTGGgttcgggggggcggggggtaaAGATGCTGTGGGAAATGGGTTCTTGCCCCTGTGGATGGGTGGGAGGGGGCCAACGCCTTCTTgtaggcaggcagggctggcagaggtgGCGGGGAGCTCCCACACTGCACTGTGTTATTCTCAGCAGCATTTGGTCCATCGGGGTGATCCTGGGGCATGGAGAAGGTGGGGGATGCCCTGagggcagaagggaaggagggggaatCTGCAAAGACAGGTCTGGGAGCCTGCAGCGGCAAG from Accipiter gentilis chromosome 18, bAccGen1.1, whole genome shotgun sequence includes these protein-coding regions:
- the TRIOBP gene encoding TRIO and F-actin-binding protein isoform X9 gives rise to the protein MTPDLLNFKKGWMSILDEPGEWKKHWFVLTDSSLRYYRDSNAEEADDLDGEIDLRSCTDVTEFAVQRNYGFQIHTKDAVFTLSAMTSGIRRNWIEALRKNVRPVSAPDVTKLSDCDKENSFRNCVPQKGSLRTEEQQRPGLGSEGNSKGGHWKADGQRHAFDYVELSPLPQDPGNHGSLQRTRGSLRISDRTPKHEELERDLAIRSEERRKWFETPDSRVPNSDGPAGDSSRKVGEQDLPAPPLSEDQRVRLNEEIEKKWLELERLPLKDSRRVPLTALLNQSKGGHGDTNEALKKEVQSLRAQLESCRARNESLREAAKSQGDGHVPRGYISQEACERSLAEMESSHQQVMEELQRHHQRELERLRQEKERLLAEEAAATAAAIEALKKAHREEMNKELGRTRSFQQCSSVSDALQKQHQLDVDSLKRELQVLSEQYSQKCLEIGELTQKAEEREQTLQRCQQEGKELLRKNQELQTRLSDEIGKLRSFISSRSSGDRSPHNNERSSCELEVLLRVKENELQYLKKEVQCLREELQMMQKDKRFASGKYQDVYAELNHIKVRSEREIEQLKEHLRLAMAALQEKESLCNSIGE
- the TRIOBP gene encoding TRIO and F-actin-binding protein isoform X8, producing the protein MPHQWREPDLLNFKKGWMSILDEPGEWKKHWFVLTDSSLRYYRDSNAEEADDLDGEIDLRSCTDVTEFAVQRNYGFQIHTKDAVFTLSAMTSGIRRNWIEALRKNVRPVSAPDVTKLSDCDKENSFRNCVPQKGSLRTEEQQRPGLGSEGNSKGGHWKADGQRHAFDYVELSPLPQDPGNHGSLQRTRGSLRISDRTPKHEELERDLAIRSEERRKWFETPDSRVPNSDGPAGDSSRKVGEQDLPAPPLSEDQRVRLNEEIEKKWLELERLPLKDSRRVPLTALLNQSKGGHGDTNEALKKEVQSLRAQLESCRARNESLREAAKSQGDGHVPRGYISQEACERSLAEMESSHQQVMEELQRHHQRELERLRQEKERLLAEEAAATAAAIEALKKAHREEMNKELGRTRSFQQCSSVSDALQKQHQLDVDSLKRELQVLSEQYSQKCLEIGELTQKAEEREQTLQRCQQEGKELLRKNQELQTRLSDEIGKLRSFISSRSSGDRSPHNNERSSCELEVLLRVKENELQYLKKEVQCLREELQMMQKDKRFASGKYQDVYAELNHIKVRSEREIEQLKEHLRLAMAALQEKESLCNSIGE
- the TRIOBP gene encoding TRIO and F-actin-binding protein isoform X7 gives rise to the protein MGMRASPSSPSCQQRPSPLREPDLLNFKKGWMSILDEPGEWKKHWFVLTDSSLRYYRDSNAEEADDLDGEIDLRSCTDVTEFAVQRNYGFQIHTKDAVFTLSAMTSGIRRNWIEALRKNVRPVSAPDVTKLSDCDKENSFRNCVPQKGSLRTEEQQRPGLGSEGNSKGGHWKADGQRHAFDYVELSPLPQDPGNHGSLQRTRGSLRISDRTPKHEELERDLAIRSEERRKWFETPDSRVPNSDGPAGDSSRKVGEQDLPAPPLSEDQRVRLNEEIEKKWLELERLPLKDSRRVPLTALLNQSKGGHGDTNEALKKEVQSLRAQLESCRARNESLREAAKSQGDGHVPRGYISQEACERSLAEMESSHQQVMEELQRHHQRELERLRQEKERLLAEEAAATAAAIEALKKAHREEMNKELGRTRSFQQCSSVSDALQKQHQLDVDSLKRELQVLSEQYSQKCLEIGELTQKAEEREQTLQRCQQEGKELLRKNQELQTRLSDEIGKLRSFISSRSSGDRSPHNNERSSCELEVLLRVKENELQYLKKEVQCLREELQMMQKDKRFASGKYQDVYAELNHIKVRSEREIEQLKEHLRLAMAALQEKESLCNSIGE